In a genomic window of Pelecanus crispus isolate bPelCri1 chromosome 1, bPelCri1.pri, whole genome shotgun sequence:
- the DUSP6 gene encoding dual specificity protein phosphatase 6 isoform X1 — protein MLDTFRPVPFASEMAISKSVAWLNEQLEMGNERLLLMDCRPQELYESSHIESAINVAIPGIMLRRLQKGNLPLRSLVASSEEDRERFARRCGTDTVVLYDEHSRDWNENTGGESVLGLLLKRLKDEGCKAFYLEGGFSKFQAEFALHCETNLDSSCSSSSPPLPVLGLGGLRISSDSSSDIESDIDRDPNSATDSDGSPLSNNQPSFPVEILPYLYLGCAKDSTNLDVLEEFGIKYILNVTPNLPNLFENAGEFKYKQIPISDHWSQNLSQFFPEAISFIDEARGKNCGVLVHCLAGISRSVTVTVAYLMQKLNLSMNDAYDIVKMKKSNISPNFNFMGQLLDFERTLGLSSPCDNRVPNQQLYFTTPSNQNVFQVDSLQST, from the exons ATGCTAGATACGTTCAGACCCGTCCCTTTCGCGTCGGAAATGGCGATTAGTAAATCCGTGGCGTGGCTGAACGAGCAGCTGGAGATGGGCAACGAGCGGCTGCTGCTGATGGACTGTCGGCCGCAGGAGTTGTACGAGTCGTCCCACATCGAGTCGGCCATCAACGTGGCCATCCCCGGCATCATGCTGCGGCGGCTGCAGAAGGGCAACCTGCCCCTGCGCTCCCTCGTCGCTAGCAGCGAGGAGGACCGGGAGCGCTTTGCCCGCCGGTGCGGCACCGACACGGTGGTGCTGTACGACGAGCACAGCCGCGACTGGAACGAGAACACGGGCGGCGAGTccgtgctggggctgctcctcAAGCGGCTCAAAGACGAAGGCTGCAAGGCGTTTTATCTGGAAG gTGGTTTCAGCAAGTTCCAGGCCGAGTTCGCCCTGCACTGCGAAACTAACCTAGACAGTTCGTgtagcagcagctctcctcctttgccagtCCTGGGTTTGGGAGGCCTCCGAATCAGCTCCGATTCCTCATCAGACATTGAATCTGACATTGACAGAGACCCCAATAGTGCCACCGATTCCGATGGCAGCCCTCTCTCCAACAACCAGCCTTCCTTCCCGGTGGAGATTTTACCCTACCTCTACTTAGGCTGTGCCAAGGACTCCACTAACCTGGACGTTTTAGAAGAGTTTGGCATTAAATACATCTTGAATGTTACCCCTAACCTGCCTAATCTCTTTGAAAACGCCGGCGAATTCAAGTACAAGCAGATCCCGATCTCTGACCACTGGAGCCAAAATCTGTCTCAGTTCTTTCCTGAGGCCATCTCATTTATAG ATGAAGCACGGGGGAAGAACTGTGGTGTCCTAGTGCATTGCTTAGCAGGGATCAGCCGCTCGGTCACAGTGACGGTGGCCTACCTCATGCAGAAGCTCAACTTGTCCATGAACGATGCCTACGATATCGTCAAGATGAAGAAGTCCAACATTTCACCCAACTTCAACTTCATGGGTCAGCTGCTGGACTTTGAGCGGACTCTGGGGCTGAGCAGCCCCTGTGACAATCGAGTGCCGAACCAGCAGCTGTACTTCACCACCCCTTCCAACCAGAACGTCTTCCAGGTGGATTCCCTGCAGTCCACGTGA
- the DUSP6 gene encoding dual specificity protein phosphatase 6 isoform X2, whose protein sequence is MLDTFRPVPFASEMAISKSVAWLNEQLEMGNERLLLMDCRPQELYESSHIESAINVAIPGIMLRRLQKGNLPLRSLVASSEEDRERFARRCGTDTVVLYDEHSRDWNENTGGESVLGLLLKRLKDEGCKAFYLEDEARGKNCGVLVHCLAGISRSVTVTVAYLMQKLNLSMNDAYDIVKMKKSNISPNFNFMGQLLDFERTLGLSSPCDNRVPNQQLYFTTPSNQNVFQVDSLQST, encoded by the exons ATGCTAGATACGTTCAGACCCGTCCCTTTCGCGTCGGAAATGGCGATTAGTAAATCCGTGGCGTGGCTGAACGAGCAGCTGGAGATGGGCAACGAGCGGCTGCTGCTGATGGACTGTCGGCCGCAGGAGTTGTACGAGTCGTCCCACATCGAGTCGGCCATCAACGTGGCCATCCCCGGCATCATGCTGCGGCGGCTGCAGAAGGGCAACCTGCCCCTGCGCTCCCTCGTCGCTAGCAGCGAGGAGGACCGGGAGCGCTTTGCCCGCCGGTGCGGCACCGACACGGTGGTGCTGTACGACGAGCACAGCCGCGACTGGAACGAGAACACGGGCGGCGAGTccgtgctggggctgctcctcAAGCGGCTCAAAGACGAAGGCTGCAAGGCGTTTTATCTGGAAG ATGAAGCACGGGGGAAGAACTGTGGTGTCCTAGTGCATTGCTTAGCAGGGATCAGCCGCTCGGTCACAGTGACGGTGGCCTACCTCATGCAGAAGCTCAACTTGTCCATGAACGATGCCTACGATATCGTCAAGATGAAGAAGTCCAACATTTCACCCAACTTCAACTTCATGGGTCAGCTGCTGGACTTTGAGCGGACTCTGGGGCTGAGCAGCCCCTGTGACAATCGAGTGCCGAACCAGCAGCTGTACTTCACCACCCCTTCCAACCAGAACGTCTTCCAGGTGGATTCCCTGCAGTCCACGTGA